In the Colwellia sp. 20A7 genome, one interval contains:
- a CDS encoding vWA domain-containing protein, whose product MLIDFFCKVRDYKVPCTLRELLDLLRALEQGVVFASIDDFYSVSRTILVKDEAHFDKFDRAFADYFKGVASLELDLSEIPEEWLRKHFEKQLSDEEKAKIAALGGLDKLMETLAERLKEQEKRHQGGNKWIGTGGTSPFGAYGYNPEGVRIGQDTSRHRKATKVWDKRQFKNLDANVEIGTRNMKVALRKLRQFARTGSSEELALDDTIAATARNAGYLDIKMKPERHNAIKVLMFFDIGGSMDDHIKVCEQLFSAMHGEFKHLEFFYFHNCLYETVWRDNNRRQSEKIDLLQVLHTYSRDYKVIFVGDATMGPYEITYPGGSVEHWNEEAGSVWMKRLTDHFDKVIWLNPQPEPQWPYYASIQIMQQLVERKMYPLTLAGLGQGIKALI is encoded by the coding sequence ATGTTAATTGATTTCTTTTGTAAAGTACGAGACTACAAAGTGCCTTGTACATTACGTGAATTGTTAGATTTGCTACGTGCGTTAGAACAGGGCGTTGTGTTTGCTAGTATTGATGATTTTTATAGTGTAAGTCGTACGATTCTTGTTAAAGATGAAGCGCATTTTGATAAATTTGACCGTGCTTTCGCTGATTATTTTAAAGGCGTGGCATCATTAGAGTTAGATTTGTCTGAAATACCAGAAGAGTGGCTTAGAAAACATTTTGAAAAACAATTAAGTGATGAAGAAAAAGCAAAAATAGCTGCTTTAGGTGGCTTAGATAAGTTGATGGAAACGCTCGCTGAACGCCTGAAAGAACAAGAAAAGCGTCATCAAGGTGGTAATAAATGGATCGGTACTGGTGGTACATCTCCTTTTGGTGCTTATGGTTATAACCCAGAAGGTGTTCGTATTGGGCAAGATACCTCTAGGCATCGTAAAGCGACAAAAGTTTGGGATAAACGCCAATTTAAAAACCTTGATGCAAATGTTGAAATAGGTACGCGTAATATGAAGGTTGCGTTGCGCAAGCTACGTCAATTTGCTCGCACTGGCAGCAGTGAAGAGCTTGCGCTTGATGACACTATTGCCGCGACAGCACGTAATGCAGGTTATCTAGATATTAAAATGAAACCTGAACGCCATAACGCCATTAAGGTACTGATGTTTTTTGATATTGGTGGCTCAATGGATGATCATATTAAAGTGTGTGAGCAATTATTTTCTGCAATGCATGGTGAATTTAAGCACTTAGAATTTTTTTATTTTCATAACTGTCTTTATGAAACTGTTTGGCGTGACAACAATCGTCGACAAAGCGAAAAAATAGACTTATTGCAAGTGCTGCATACCTATAGTCGAGATTATAAAGTCATTTTTGTGGGAGATGCCACTATGGGACCCTATGAAATTACGTATCCTGGCGGTAGTGTTGAACATTGGAATGAAGAAGCCGGTAGTGTGTGGATGAAAAGATTAACTGATCATTTTGATAAAGTTATTTGGTTAAACCCTCAACCGGAGCCGCAATGGCCTTATTATGCTTCTATACAAATAATGCAGCAACTTGTAGAGCGTAAAATGTATCCGTTAACGCTGGCTGGTTTAGGGCAAGGTATTAAAGCCTTAATTTAG
- a CDS encoding AAA family ATPase, with protein sequence MNAFQGTTNYIASKDLQLAVNAAIALEKPLLIKGEPGTGKTMLAEELAASLNVELIPWHIKSTTKAQQGLYEYDAVSRLRDSQLGNDKVEDIGNYIIKGKLWHAFTADNRPVLLIDEIDKADIEFPNDLLLELDKMEFFVYETQEKVVAKQRPIIIITSNNEKELPDAFLRRCFFHYINFPEKDEMQAIVDVHFPKIKQKLLDEALALFFDLRDMPGLKKKPSTSELIDWLKLLLAEDISEEVLHETRQKKVIPPLHGALLKNEQDVHLFEKLAFMNQRNR encoded by the coding sequence ATGAACGCATTTCAAGGTACAACCAATTATATAGCATCAAAAGATCTTCAATTAGCTGTAAATGCTGCCATTGCTTTAGAAAAGCCATTACTAATAAAAGGTGAGCCAGGAACAGGCAAAACGATGTTAGCAGAAGAGTTAGCCGCTAGTTTAAATGTAGAACTTATTCCGTGGCACATAAAGTCAACGACTAAAGCCCAGCAAGGGTTGTATGAGTATGATGCGGTATCTCGGTTAAGAGATAGTCAGTTAGGTAATGATAAAGTTGAAGATATTGGCAACTATATTATTAAAGGAAAACTGTGGCATGCATTTACTGCAGACAATCGTCCGGTATTACTTATTGATGAAATTGATAAAGCTGATATTGAATTTCCGAACGATTTATTATTAGAGCTTGATAAAATGGAGTTCTTTGTTTATGAAACACAAGAAAAAGTTGTTGCTAAGCAAAGACCTATTATTATTATTACATCAAATAATGAAAAAGAGTTACCCGATGCATTTTTACGTCGTTGCTTTTTCCATTATATTAATTTTCCTGAAAAGGATGAAATGCAAGCCATTGTTGATGTTCACTTTCCCAAAATAAAACAAAAGTTATTAGATGAAGCCCTTGCTTTATTTTTTGATTTACGTGATATGCCAGGACTGAAGAAAAAACCATCTACATCTGAATTAATTGATTGGCTAAAATTATTACTTGCCGAAGATATTTCAGAAGAAGTTTTACATGAAACCAGACAGAAAAAAGTGATTCCACCATTACATGGTGCTTTATTAAAAAATGAACAAGATGTTCATTTATTTGAAAAACTTGCTTTTATGAACCAGCGCAACCGTTAA